A window of Longispora fulva contains these coding sequences:
- a CDS encoding AfsR/SARP family transcriptional regulator yields MQVRVLGPLEVLVGGVPVPLGGRRPQVILAMLALEANRVVPVDRLVDAVWDEHPPSTARGQVQICVSALRRALGLPDAIGTRPPGYVLAIGDQQLDAHVFEESLAVARMLADADRPAEAADRLRAGLALWRGPALAGVDGRLLRTATTRLEESRLTATEERIRLDLALGRHDELVGELFELVAAEPLRERPHAHLMTALYRTGRPAEALEAFRRARAVFVEELGIEPGEELRRLEHAILSADPALDPPAVARAVVALPGPSAAPRQLPSDIADFLGRSRSIGLAADVLSGAGAPAVPVLAITGPGGVGKSALAVHLAHRAQADFPDGQLYADLRGVCAPVGPAEILARFLRALGVPGPAVPDGLAERAELYRTKVAGRRILIVLDDAASEEQVMPLLPGSASAAVLVTARGRLAGLPGARHLALGVLDRDTALGMLARIVGVERVAAEPRAAAALVELCGGLPLALRIAGARLASRPHWRIGRLLDRLRDETRRLDELEHGSLGIRASISLSYEGLTPPAQRLLRRLALLDAPDVAGWVGAALLDIGVEEAEDLLELLVDAQLLEVVGGARYRFHDLIRVFARERALAEEPVDEVLGRAFGAWLGLAESAHRREYGGDYTVLHGPAPRWSLPAATADDLLADPVAWFDAERAGLVCAVRQSCAHGWADLAWDLAMTSVTLFEAKSYFDDWRECAEGALAACRAVGERRGAAAMLHTLGALHVFQRDFADADTLIGGALRTFEECGDTHGRALVLRNLAYLDRMRSQPEAAGARYADALAGLRAAGDLIGQAHVLSNMAGMRLDAGEPEAARDLLEESLAICRDVGSRRVEAQVRHRLGEVALFLGDLDRAAQDFHWVLRIVRHAGDRIGEAYALYGLGMVRSREGRYEQAEASLSQARLIAEAVDERLVVGRVLHALGELEARQFRHEPAIERLAEARELFRAIPAVIWEARSLLSMGEVYAGAGDLASSERSYDEVVELLSGVDSAEAERVRSRLAGRPAPQSRPAPPGHPAPPRPLLLHPPGDLRARLRR; encoded by the coding sequence TTGCAGGTACGCGTCCTGGGACCACTGGAAGTCCTGGTCGGGGGCGTGCCGGTGCCCCTCGGCGGGCGCCGTCCGCAGGTCATCCTGGCCATGCTGGCGCTGGAGGCCAACCGGGTCGTCCCCGTCGACCGGCTCGTCGACGCGGTGTGGGACGAGCACCCGCCGTCCACGGCCCGGGGCCAGGTGCAGATCTGCGTCTCCGCCCTGCGCCGCGCGCTCGGCCTGCCCGACGCGATCGGCACCCGCCCGCCCGGCTACGTCCTGGCGATTGGCGACCAGCAGCTCGACGCGCACGTCTTCGAGGAGTCCCTCGCCGTGGCCCGGATGCTCGCCGACGCCGACCGGCCGGCCGAGGCCGCCGACCGGCTCCGCGCGGGCCTGGCCCTGTGGCGCGGGCCGGCGCTCGCCGGGGTCGACGGCCGGCTGCTGCGCACCGCCACCACCCGGCTGGAGGAGAGCCGGCTGACGGCGACCGAGGAGCGGATCCGGCTCGACCTGGCCCTCGGCCGGCACGACGAGCTGGTGGGGGAGCTGTTCGAGCTGGTGGCCGCCGAGCCGCTCCGCGAGCGCCCGCACGCCCACCTGATGACGGCGCTGTACCGCACCGGCCGCCCCGCCGAGGCCCTCGAGGCGTTCCGCCGGGCCCGGGCGGTGTTCGTCGAGGAGCTGGGCATCGAGCCGGGCGAGGAGTTGCGCCGGCTCGAACACGCCATCCTGTCCGCCGACCCGGCCCTCGACCCGCCGGCCGTGGCCAGGGCCGTGGTCGCGCTCCCCGGGCCGTCCGCCGCCCCGCGCCAGCTGCCGTCGGACATCGCGGACTTCCTCGGCCGGTCCCGGAGCATCGGGCTGGCCGCCGACGTGCTGTCCGGGGCCGGCGCGCCGGCCGTGCCCGTGCTGGCGATCACCGGCCCGGGCGGGGTCGGCAAGTCCGCGCTGGCCGTGCACCTCGCGCACCGGGCCCAGGCGGACTTCCCGGACGGCCAGCTGTACGCCGACCTGCGCGGGGTGTGCGCCCCGGTCGGGCCGGCGGAGATCCTGGCCCGGTTCCTGCGCGCCCTCGGGGTGCCGGGGCCGGCCGTGCCGGACGGGCTGGCCGAGCGGGCCGAGCTGTACCGGACGAAGGTCGCCGGCCGTCGGATCCTGATCGTGCTCGACGACGCGGCCAGCGAGGAGCAGGTCATGCCGCTGCTGCCGGGCTCGGCGAGCGCGGCGGTGCTCGTCACGGCCCGGGGCCGGCTCGCCGGGCTGCCCGGGGCCCGGCACCTCGCCCTCGGGGTGCTCGACCGCGACACCGCCCTGGGCATGCTGGCCCGGATCGTGGGCGTCGAACGGGTCGCCGCCGAGCCGCGCGCCGCCGCGGCCCTGGTCGAACTGTGCGGCGGCCTGCCGCTGGCGCTGCGGATCGCCGGCGCCCGGCTGGCGTCGAGGCCGCACTGGCGGATCGGCCGGCTCCTCGACCGGCTGCGCGACGAGACCCGCCGGCTCGACGAGCTGGAACACGGCAGCCTGGGCATCCGGGCCAGCATCTCGCTGAGCTACGAGGGCCTGACCCCGCCGGCCCAGCGGCTGCTGCGCCGGCTCGCCCTGCTCGACGCGCCGGACGTGGCCGGCTGGGTCGGCGCCGCCCTGCTGGACATCGGCGTCGAGGAGGCCGAGGACCTGCTCGAACTCCTGGTCGACGCACAGTTGTTGGAGGTGGTCGGCGGGGCGCGGTACCGGTTCCACGACCTGATCCGGGTCTTCGCCCGCGAGCGCGCCCTGGCCGAGGAGCCGGTGGACGAGGTGCTGGGCCGGGCGTTCGGCGCGTGGCTGGGCCTGGCCGAGAGCGCGCACCGGCGCGAGTACGGCGGCGACTACACCGTCCTGCACGGCCCGGCGCCCCGCTGGTCCCTGCCGGCGGCCACGGCCGACGACCTGCTGGCCGACCCGGTGGCGTGGTTCGACGCGGAGCGGGCCGGGCTGGTCTGCGCGGTCCGGCAGTCCTGCGCGCACGGCTGGGCCGACCTGGCCTGGGACCTGGCGATGACGTCGGTGACTCTGTTCGAGGCGAAGAGCTACTTCGACGACTGGCGGGAGTGCGCGGAGGGGGCCCTGGCGGCGTGCCGGGCGGTCGGGGAGCGGCGCGGGGCGGCGGCGATGCTGCACACCCTGGGCGCGCTGCACGTGTTCCAGCGCGACTTCGCCGACGCGGACACCCTGATCGGCGGGGCGCTGCGCACCTTCGAGGAGTGCGGCGACACGCACGGTAGAGCACTCGTTTTGCGCAACCTGGCCTATCTGGACCGGATGCGCAGCCAGCCGGAGGCGGCCGGCGCCCGGTACGCCGACGCGCTCGCCGGCCTGCGCGCGGCCGGGGACCTGATCGGCCAGGCGCACGTGCTGAGCAACATGGCCGGGATGCGGCTCGACGCCGGTGAGCCCGAGGCCGCCAGGGACCTCCTCGAGGAGTCGCTGGCGATCTGCCGGGACGTGGGCAGCCGCCGGGTCGAGGCCCAGGTGCGCCACCGGCTCGGCGAGGTGGCCCTGTTCCTCGGGGACCTGGACCGGGCGGCGCAGGACTTCCACTGGGTGCTGCGGATCGTCCGGCACGCCGGGGACCGGATCGGGGAGGCGTACGCGCTGTACGGGCTGGGCATGGTCCGCAGCCGCGAGGGCCGGTACGAGCAGGCCGAGGCCTCGCTGTCCCAGGCCCGGCTGATCGCCGAGGCCGTGGACGAGCGGCTCGTCGTCGGCCGGGTGCTGCACGCGCTGGGCGAGCTGGAGGCCCGGCAGTTCCGGCACGAGCCGGCCATCGAGCGGCTCGCCGAGGCCAGGGAGCTGTTCCGGGCGATCCCGGCCGTGATCTGGGAGGCCCGCAGCCTGCTGTCCATGGGCGAGGTGTACGCCGGAGCGGGTGACCTGGCCTCCTCGGAACGCAGCTACGACGAGGTCGTGGAGCTGCTGTCCGGAGTGGACTCGGCGGAGGCGGAGCGGGTCCGGTCCCGACTGGCGGGCCGGCCCGCTCCGCAGAGCCGCCCCGCCCCGCCGGGCCACCCCGCTCCGCCGCGCCCGCTACTCCTTCATCCGCCGGGTGATCTCCGCGCTCGCCTCCGCCGCTAG
- a CDS encoding LysR family transcriptional regulator codes for MASSDDSAPDEWECRQFIAVAEQRGVMKATEALHAETGRTVRRQTVSRTVARIEEWRDARLFTREGPQKLLCLTEEGQRFLESARTVVAEYQIMRGGGSAPGRPRTLACLPHHTSFVARAEDVLLEEHGFGVQVVYLDQASRGDSGFHENAVSRLRDRRYHWVVGPDVRDPACVSTRLYTAQLEAMVPVGYPHAAMTLTELVTEHQMLAPPPDMRSRRLLEDSIRRWDIPDPGPGTRVLTETYESATSVMRIRNEHRRPTRRSRVVVVPSDVALAYKPGREFAGRNADKFRWVPLCHRDEAGVEHRLTLDVFVTTTRTRDPDVLRVVDALREAVEHVNADGGTGLCGSSFPGISEQT; via the coding sequence GTGGCGAGCAGTGACGACAGCGCACCGGACGAGTGGGAGTGCCGGCAGTTCATCGCCGTCGCCGAGCAGCGGGGGGTCATGAAGGCCACCGAGGCGCTGCACGCGGAGACCGGGCGGACCGTGCGGCGGCAGACCGTCAGCCGCACCGTGGCGCGGATCGAGGAGTGGCGCGACGCGCGGCTGTTCACCCGGGAGGGGCCGCAGAAGCTGCTGTGCCTGACCGAGGAGGGGCAGCGGTTCCTGGAGTCGGCGCGGACCGTGGTCGCGGAGTACCAGATCATGCGGGGTGGGGGGTCCGCGCCCGGCAGGCCCCGCACGCTGGCCTGTCTGCCGCACCACACGAGTTTCGTCGCCCGGGCCGAGGACGTGCTGCTCGAGGAGCACGGGTTCGGTGTGCAGGTGGTCTACCTCGACCAGGCCAGCCGGGGCGACTCCGGCTTCCACGAGAACGCGGTCAGCCGGCTCCGCGACCGCCGCTACCACTGGGTCGTCGGCCCGGACGTGCGCGACCCGGCCTGTGTGTCGACCCGGCTGTACACGGCGCAGCTGGAGGCGATGGTGCCGGTCGGCTACCCGCACGCGGCGATGACCCTCACCGAGCTGGTCACCGAGCACCAGATGCTCGCCCCGCCGCCCGACATGCGGTCCCGCCGGCTGTTGGAGGACAGCATCCGGCGGTGGGACATCCCCGACCCGGGGCCCGGCACGAGGGTGCTGACCGAAACCTACGAGAGCGCGACCAGCGTGATGCGGATCCGCAACGAGCACCGCCGGCCGACCCGGCGGAGCAGGGTGGTCGTGGTGCCCTCCGACGTGGCGCTGGCCTACAAGCCGGGGCGGGAGTTCGCGGGACGCAACGCCGACAAGTTCCGCTGGGTGCCGTTGTGCCACCGCGACGAGGCCGGAGTGGAGCACCGGTTGACCCTGGACGTGTTCGTCACCACGACCCGGACCCGGGACCCGGACGTGCTCCGGGTGGTCGACGCGCTCCGCGAGGCGGTCGAGCACGTCAACGCGGATGGCGGGACCGGGCTGTGCGGGAGCAGTTTCCCCGGAATCTCTGAACAAACTTAA